In Alteromonas sp. RKMC-009, the genomic stretch GGTTTCTGAATTCAGCAGGTTCTGAATGACAGACTCCGTGACTCCGACGTTGCTGTCAGTCCTCAAGCAAGGGCTCTGCGACAGCCTCCAGCCCGTTTAATTTGATCTCGTACATCAGAGCCAGTTGTTCGCCAAGCTTTCCCTGCGGGAAGCCTTGTTTGTGAAACCACACCAGATAAGGTTCCGGCAGATAGAACAGTTTTCTGCCGGCATATTTGCCGAACGGCATTTGTGCGTTAACTGCGGTTTTTAAGAACGCCGGATCCATTAGTCTTCCTGTTTTTGTTGTAGTGTCCACAGGCGTGCGTATTCGCCTTGCTGCATCAGCAATTCCTGATGGGTACCCTGTTCTGCCAGTTCACCCTGTTTTAGTACAAGAATGTTACCTGCATCTGTAATGGTTGATAACCGGTGTGCAATCATAATCGTAGTGTGTCCGGAAGCAAGCTCAGACAGGGCCTCCATGATGGCACGCTCAGCACCGCTGTCCAGAGAGGAAGTGGCTTCATCGAAAAGCAGTACGGGCGGATTTTTCAACACTGCACGGGCGATGGCTACCCTTTGCTTTTCTCCGCCGGAGAGTTTTAATCCCCGTTCACCCACACGGGTTTCGCCCTTCTCAGGCAATTGAGCAATAAAGCTGTCCAGATGGGCGGTACGAATCGCCTGTTCGATATCCGCATCACTGGCATCCGGGTTACCGTAGCGGATATTTTCCAGCAACGTATCGTTAAACAATACGGTGTCCTGGGGGACAATACCCAGCTTTTCTCTCAATGATTGCTGCGACACTTTCCGGATGTCCTGTCCGTCAATCAATATGCGCCCCCGGTTTGTGTCGTAAAAGCGGAAAAGCAATTTAACAAGCGTCGATTTACCGGCACCGCTGGCACCCACAATGGCCACCTTTTCACCTGGCTTGATGGTAAAACTGATATTTTTGAGGATTGGTCTGTCATCGCGGTAAGAAAAGCTGACATTCTCAAAACAGATTTCTCCACGGGTGATGTTCAGTGGCGGTGCACTGTCTTCATCTTGCACTGAAGAACGGGTATCCAGGAGGGCGAACATATTGTCTATGTTTGCCATGGAACCGCGGATCTCCCGGTAAACGAACCCTAAAAAGTTTAGCGGCATAAATATTTGCATAGTAAATGCGTTTATTAATACAAAATCACCGATGGTCATGTCGCCCCGTGCGACGCCGTAAGCGGCGTTTGCAAGCATGGCCGTCATTGCCACTGCGATGATAAACGCCTGACCGCCATTCAAAGCAAATAACGATAACCGGTTTTTACGTCTGGCCTGTTCCCAGTCAGCAAGGTTATTGTCGTAACGGTTGGCTTCATATGCCTCATTGCTGAAGTACTTCACTGTTTCAAAGTTCAGTAAGCTGTCTACCGCCCTTGAATGGGTTGATGAATCAGCCTGATTCATGGCATGAACAAAGCGCGTACGCCAGTTTGTTGCTTTCATGGAATAAGCTACATATGCAATGACGGAGGCAAGGATAATAGTGGCAAAAGAAAGGCCAAACTGAAAAAAGAGCAGGCCGGTTACAATCAGAATTTCCAGCAGAGTAGGGCCGATATTGAATACCATAAACCGCATCAGAAAGCTGATGCCGCTGGTACCGCGCTCTATATCCCGCGACAAACCGCCGGTCTGACGGTTCAGATGGAAAGATAAATCAAGGTCATGCAAGTGTTTAAAAACCCGTAGCCCCATACGTCGCATGGCCCTTTCAGTGACCCGTCCGAACAGCGTGTCTCTGACTTCACCGATGATCACGTTAAGCAATTTCAACGTACCGTATGCCACAATTAATGCCAGAGGCACGGCAACCAGACCGGTGGCCGCATCTTTTGTGTTCAGTGAATCGACTGTGTATTTAAGTACATAGGGCAGACCGATTGCTGCAAGCTTTGCCGCGATCAGGCAGGCCAGTGCGATGGCAACGCGGCTTTTAAACTCAAGTAAATAAGGCCAGAGCTGATTCAGCACGTGCCAGCGCACCGGAGTGTCCGGTGAAACATTAAATCGGGATGGTCTCATCGTGAAAATGTGGTGTACGACTGTATGTAAATAAGAGTACCGCAAAGCGTTGCGCGCTCAAAGTTTCACGTTAAACGCATTTTTTGTGTTCATGACGACATAGTTCTTTCGTGGTAAAGTGCTAATCTGAATTGTTTCTTTCATTTTCCTGTCTTTACAGGGCCAATGCTAAGCGGGAGTGTCTTTTTGTTACAGGACAACTTTGGTCGCCGGTTTCATTATCTGCGTTTATCCATCACAGAAGCATGCAATTTTAAGTGCCAGTATTGCCTGCCTGACGGATACCACGGGCCTTCTGACGACACATTTCTTACGCTGCCTGAGATAGATACGCTGGTACAGGCCTTTGCCGGTCTTGGCACATCTAAAATCCGGATCACCGGCGGTGAACCCAGCCTGAGGCGGGATTTTACCGACGTGATTGCACTGTGTAAGAACACTAACGGCATTAATAAAGTGGCGACCACCACCCACGGCGGACGCCTGGCCAGAGATGCACAAAAATGGCGTGATGCCGGTCTTGATCAGGTTAATGTGAGCATTGACAGTCTTGACCCCCGCCAGTTTGCCGACATTGCCGGACAGAATAAATTAACTCAGGTGCTGGATGGCGTCAGTGCTGCCATTGATACCGGCATGACTGTGAAAGTGAATTCTGTTTATCTTAAACATTTTGCCGGTAAACAACTTCAGCAGTTTAAAGACTGGTTGAAAGACACGCCAATTACCTTACGTTTCATTGAGTTGATGGAAACCGGTGATCATCCTGAATTCTTTGCACAACAGCACTTATCCGGCGGGCCGCTGAAGCAACAGCTGCTTAATGAAGGCTGGATGCCGGTATTGCGCAGCAAAGATGCCGGTCCGGCGCAGGAGTTTCATCATCCGGATTACGCAGGCCGCATTGGGCTCATCATGCCTTACAGCAAAGATTTCTGCGCCAGTTGTAATCGTCTCAGGGTGGCCGCAAACGGCAAGTTACACCTCTGCCTGTTCAGTGAGCACGGTATTGATATCCGCCCTTATCTGCAGCAGGGTGATGTGCAGGCATTAATGGCACACTTGCAGCAGTTGCTGACTCAGAAGCACGCGACGCATTATCTGCAGGATGGTAATACCGGAGCAACGTCACATCTTGCGATGTTGGGCGGCTGATTACCGTCCGCGGGTAGCAAATCATGCACATTCCTCATACAAAAAGATTGTCCTTTCATTTTGTCACCGCAGATGACGCAGAGTTTTTGTGGTCGGTGGATCAGGATGAAGCCGTGATGAAGTACATCAATGGCGGTAAAAAAACATCTATGGAGACGATTCGGGAACAGTTTATTCCGCGGATCCGGGCGTTTTCTGATGAAGCGAAAGGGTGGGGGCTTTGGCGGGTGAGTGCTCTGGAGTCACCACAGGAAGATCTGGGTTGGATTCTGGTGCGGCCCTTCGGATTTTTCACCGGTGAAAGGGATGATAATAATCTGGAGCTGGGCTGGCGCTTTCACCGCAAAACCTGGGGAAAGGGGATTGCCACCGAAGCTGCAGCACAGGTCAAACAGGCGTTATATGTTAACGGGACAAACCAGTTTTCAGCCATTGCACTGCCGGATAACAAGGCATCAGTAAACGTAATGGAAAAGCTGGGTATGACGTTTTCGCACCGTTATCTCTATTCTGATGCAGTGTTCAATGATGAAGTCGTGGTTTACCGGCAGACACTGTTACCAGCAAAACCGGTGTGCTGAGAAACCGTCAACTGATCAGGTGATTAAAGGCCGCTGAGACTACTTTTTACCCGGTGATAGCGGCGTTCCTGTTCATCTGTCAGGGTGGCCGACTCCAGCGTTTTCATGCAGTTGAAAATTATTTTTTTATTGTCTTCTGTTTGCCTCGCAGGGTTATCCCTGATCTCAGACGCGGTGGTTTGCAGCAGATTCAGCGCTATGGCAGGGTTCTTTGGCATAACCGTAAATGCCTGGCGGAAGGCAATAAGCGCATTGGCTACATCGCCTTCGCGGAAATAGTTTACAGCCGTGTTGTTCAGCGCTTTCGGGCTTTCTGCAATCTCCCGTTTCTCCTGCTGTTGCTGCTTCAGATAATGCATAAACAGCGCACTTTGATTTTCATCGGTAACACAACGCCGCTCAACTTCATCCAGAATCGCTAACGCATGCTCCTGCAAGCCAACCTCATGAAAAGCTTTCGCTCTGTCCATCAGGGCTTCAGTATTCTCATGGCTCATATCGGCATTTTGTAACTGACTCAACAGCATGCGGGCTTTATCGGTTTCATCTTCAAGATAATACAGCCTGGCATCAATGACTTTTAGTTCACTGTCTACCTCTGCTTTCGGAAACGCTTCTTTCATCTGACGGATAAAGTCCTGCGTTTGCCTGACCAGTTTTCCTGTCTCTGCTGCGTCGGCGGTCATGGCAAAATCAATGCCCGCGCGGGCCACGTTGAGGTAATTTTCTGGTTTGTCGTGAATCGAATGCTTAGCGTATTTTACCACCCGTCTTGCTGCGTCAAACTGCGCAGGGAAATCGTGGGTGATCTTAGACAAATCCACGGCCTGTTTATGCCGGTGCACATTACGGGGAGAGATTGAGGATGCCAGAGTGACAGACTCCAGCGCATCATCGAACTCCTGTTGCTTTATCTGCAACGCCGCCAGTAAATCGTAGGCGCTGAGCATGGCGTCCGGCTGAAATGCCAGCCTGAGGATAAGCTTTTCCGCTTCATCATCTTTATCCAGTTGCAGATAGCAACGAACCAGTCCCAGCTTTGCCCAGGTAAAATCCTGCACATTGATGATGGCCTGATAAAAATCAGCGGCTTCTTCAAAGTGTTCGCATAAAAGCAATAATTCGCCTTTTGTTCGCAGGGCCAGCGGGAAAAATTCAGCGTTATTGGGCTCCGTCAGAAAGCGCTCAAGTTCGTCAAGTGCCCCTTCGAAATCCCCCTTGTCCATCAACGCATAAACATCTTTGAGCGCTTGTTTGCGAACCAGTACGCGACTCAGACGTTTATCCAGCTCTTTTACTGAGAACGGTTTGGCAAGAAACTCGTCCGGTTGCAGTTCAACGATGGAATGAACGATCTCAGCAGTAGTGTCTGAAGAAATAAAAACGAACGCAGTGGTCAGAGGCAGGATCTTGTGGGCTTTGAGTTGTTCGTAGAGAAAGTAACCTTCCTTTTCTTCCCGCAGATCATACGCGCACACGACAAGTTCAAAGGTTTCTTCTCTTATCAGGCGCAGGGCTTCGTCAGCTTTATCAATATAACTGATTTGCTGGAACCCGAGTTCTTCCATTGTGTATTTCAAATATCCCTTCGCCAGGATCTGATCATCTACAATCAGAACACGAATAGCGCGGGCAAGCTTGATATTCATCGTGCGTGTTACTACCTGTCCATAGTAATACATTGTGCTGTTTTTGTATCGGCAGCATCCTGCAAAACTATTAGGAAAATCAACTGCAATAGTTAATCAGCACCTTAGCACGGTTTGAAATACAAAGAGAATGGGAAAGTTAACAGGGAAGTGGTGGACGTCTACTGTGTCTCGCAACGAAGTTGTTGAGCCAGTGAACGGACAAGTTACTTGATATATAAACGAAATAAGGAATATAAAAAGGAAGTGGTGGACGCTACTGGACTTGAACCAGTGACCCTCGCCTTGTAAGGGCGATGCTCTCCCAACTGAGCTAAGCGTCCGAATTTTTTGCTGCAACAAATTTTTAAAAGGGAAGTGGTGGACGTCTACTCGAAGCTCTTATTAAAAGAATGCAACGAAGTTGTTGAACCAGTGACCCTCGCCGTACCAATTCAAAAGAATTGGTGGACGCTACTGGACTTGAACCAGTGACCCTCGCCTTGTAAGGGCGATGCTCTCCCAACTGAGCTAAGCGTCCGGTAATTTGTTGCTAAAAGAAAGAAACTGCTCACAGTGATAGTGAGAAAGTGGTGGACGCTACTGGACTTGAACCAGTGACCCTCGCCTTGTAAGGGCGATGCTCTCCCAACTGAGCTAAGCGTCCTCTTTCTTTTCAAACAGCCCACCGCTCAAGGCGAAGTGGTGGACGCTACTGGACTTGAACCAGTGACCCTCGCCTTGTAAGGGCGATGCTCTCCCAACTGAGCTAAGCGTCCGCTGTTTGTTACCTGTCCGTGCTGGACAAGTGGGGCGGTATTATAGGGTTGCATTCGATGGTGTCAACAACAAAATTACGGAAAAATGACTGCCTGATTGAATTCCGATCAATTCGCAGGGTGCTGATGTTTCTCTGTCCGGTGGGTGACGGAATTTTGAGCACTAAATGAAAATCCCGTCCATTATTTCGCAGTTAACCGCTGATATTAAATAATGGCACGATAGCTGGCTTTTGCCGCGCCGGATTGGCTGGTAGAATGCACGCAATTTTTTACTTCCATTTAAAGATAGAGAAACTACATGTCTGTCGTAACGCGATTTGCTCCCAGCCCTACAGGCTATCTTCACGTTGGTGGTGCCCGTACTGCACTTTATTCCTGGTTATATGCAAAAGCCAAAGGTGGCGAATTTGTTCTTCGTATAGAAGATACCGATCTGGAACGTTCAACAGAAGAAGCCAAGCAAGCCATTCTTGATGGTATGCAATGGCTGGGTCTGACCTGGGATAAAGGTCCGTATTATCAGACACAACGTTTTGACCGTTATAAAGAACTGATTCAGCAAATGTTGGATGAAGGTAAAGCTTATAAGTGCTTCATGAGTTCAGAAGAACTGGATGCCATTCGTGAAAAGCAAAAAGATAACGGCGAGAAGCCCCGTTATCCCGGTACATGGCGTGATCGTACAGATCACCCGGAAGGTCAGCCTTTTGTTATCCGTTTCAAAAACCCGCAGGAAGGCACGGTAGTTATTAACGACCATATCCGTGGCAAAATCGAAATCAGTAATAAAGAGCTGGATGATCTGATCATTCAGCGTTCTGACGGTTCGCCTACTTATAACTTCTGTGTTGTAGTGGATGACTGGGATATGGGTATTACCCACGTAGTGCGTGGCGAAGACCACATTAATAACACGCCACGCCAGATTAATATCCTGGAAGCATTGGGTGCGCCGGTGCCTGAATACGCTCACGTATCTATGATTCTTGGTGATGATGGCAAGAAGCTTTCTAAGCGTCATGGTGCTGTGAGTGTAATGCAGTATCGCGATGATGGTTATCTGCCGCAGGCGGTACTTAACTATCTGGTTCGTCTGGGTTGGTCTCACGGTGATCAGGAAATCTTCTCACTGAAAGAAATGATTGAATATTTCGATCTGGATGCCATTGGTCAGTCTGCTTCTGCTTTTAATACTGAAAAACTGGTATGGCTGAATCAACACTACATGAAAACGCTGCCGGCCAGTGAGGTTGCGTCACGTCTGAAATGGCATTTTGATGAGATGAATATCGATTTGGCAGCCGGACCGGCATTGGAATCGGTTATTGCTATTCAGGCTGATCGTGTCAAAACGCTCAAAGAGCTGGCGGAAATCAGTACTTACTTCTATGTGGACTTTGAAGATTTCGATGCGAATGCTGCGAAAAAGCATCTGCGACCTGTTGCCAAAGAGCCTCTGGAGATGGTTAAAGATAAGTTGTTGGCTATTGAAGAATGGAATCCGGAAAATATCGGTGCTGCTATTAATGCGGCGGCAGAATCTCTGGGTGTGGGAATGGGTAAAGTCGGTATGCCTCTACGTGTTGCAGCAACCGGAAGTGGTAACTCTCCGTCGCTGGATGTAACG encodes the following:
- a CDS encoding DUF3820 family protein produces the protein MDPAFLKTAVNAQMPFGKYAGRKLFYLPEPYLVWFHKQGFPQGKLGEQLALMYEIKLNGLEAVAEPLLED
- a CDS encoding ABCB family ABC transporter ATP-binding protein/permease, with protein sequence MRPSRFNVSPDTPVRWHVLNQLWPYLLEFKSRVAIALACLIAAKLAAIGLPYVLKYTVDSLNTKDAATGLVAVPLALIVAYGTLKLLNVIIGEVRDTLFGRVTERAMRRMGLRVFKHLHDLDLSFHLNRQTGGLSRDIERGTSGISFLMRFMVFNIGPTLLEILIVTGLLFFQFGLSFATIILASVIAYVAYSMKATNWRTRFVHAMNQADSSTHSRAVDSLLNFETVKYFSNEAYEANRYDNNLADWEQARRKNRLSLFALNGGQAFIIAVAMTAMLANAAYGVARGDMTIGDFVLINAFTMQIFMPLNFLGFVYREIRGSMANIDNMFALLDTRSSVQDEDSAPPLNITRGEICFENVSFSYRDDRPILKNISFTIKPGEKVAIVGASGAGKSTLVKLLFRFYDTNRGRILIDGQDIRKVSQQSLREKLGIVPQDTVLFNDTLLENIRYGNPDASDADIEQAIRTAHLDSFIAQLPEKGETRVGERGLKLSGGEKQRVAIARAVLKNPPVLLFDEATSSLDSGAERAIMEALSELASGHTTIMIAHRLSTITDAGNILVLKQGELAEQGTHQELLMQQGEYARLWTLQQKQED
- the moaA gene encoding GTP 3',8-cyclase MoaA — translated: MLQDNFGRRFHYLRLSITEACNFKCQYCLPDGYHGPSDDTFLTLPEIDTLVQAFAGLGTSKIRITGGEPSLRRDFTDVIALCKNTNGINKVATTTHGGRLARDAQKWRDAGLDQVNVSIDSLDPRQFADIAGQNKLTQVLDGVSAAIDTGMTVKVNSVYLKHFAGKQLQQFKDWLKDTPITLRFIELMETGDHPEFFAQQHLSGGPLKQQLLNEGWMPVLRSKDAGPAQEFHHPDYAGRIGLIMPYSKDFCASCNRLRVAANGKLHLCLFSEHGIDIRPYLQQGDVQALMAHLQQLLTQKHATHYLQDGNTGATSHLAMLGG
- a CDS encoding GNAT family N-acetyltransferase, whose amino-acid sequence is MHIPHTKRLSFHFVTADDAEFLWSVDQDEAVMKYINGGKKTSMETIREQFIPRIRAFSDEAKGWGLWRVSALESPQEDLGWILVRPFGFFTGERDDNNLELGWRFHRKTWGKGIATEAAAQVKQALYVNGTNQFSAIALPDNKASVNVMEKLGMTFSHRYLYSDAVFNDEVVVYRQTLLPAKPVC
- a CDS encoding response regulator encodes the protein MNIKLARAIRVLIVDDQILAKGYLKYTMEELGFQQISYIDKADEALRLIREETFELVVCAYDLREEKEGYFLYEQLKAHKILPLTTAFVFISSDTTAEIVHSIVELQPDEFLAKPFSVKELDKRLSRVLVRKQALKDVYALMDKGDFEGALDELERFLTEPNNAEFFPLALRTKGELLLLCEHFEEAADFYQAIINVQDFTWAKLGLVRCYLQLDKDDEAEKLILRLAFQPDAMLSAYDLLAALQIKQQEFDDALESVTLASSISPRNVHRHKQAVDLSKITHDFPAQFDAARRVVKYAKHSIHDKPENYLNVARAGIDFAMTADAAETGKLVRQTQDFIRQMKEAFPKAEVDSELKVIDARLYYLEDETDKARMLLSQLQNADMSHENTEALMDRAKAFHEVGLQEHALAILDEVERRCVTDENQSALFMHYLKQQQQEKREIAESPKALNNTAVNYFREGDVANALIAFRQAFTVMPKNPAIALNLLQTTASEIRDNPARQTEDNKKIIFNCMKTLESATLTDEQERRYHRVKSSLSGL
- the gltX gene encoding glutamate--tRNA ligase translates to MSVVTRFAPSPTGYLHVGGARTALYSWLYAKAKGGEFVLRIEDTDLERSTEEAKQAILDGMQWLGLTWDKGPYYQTQRFDRYKELIQQMLDEGKAYKCFMSSEELDAIREKQKDNGEKPRYPGTWRDRTDHPEGQPFVIRFKNPQEGTVVINDHIRGKIEISNKELDDLIIQRSDGSPTYNFCVVVDDWDMGITHVVRGEDHINNTPRQINILEALGAPVPEYAHVSMILGDDGKKLSKRHGAVSVMQYRDDGYLPQAVLNYLVRLGWSHGDQEIFSLKEMIEYFDLDAIGQSASAFNTEKLVWLNQHYMKTLPASEVASRLKWHFDEMNIDLAAGPALESVIAIQADRVKTLKELAEISTYFYVDFEDFDANAAKKHLRPVAKEPLEMVKDKLLAIEEWNPENIGAAINAAAESLGVGMGKVGMPLRVAATGSGNSPSLDVTLNLLSKAKIEERINKALTFIANRENS